AAATTGTACTCGCAACGATTTATTAGTGGCAGTTTCTCATTCAGGAGAAACAAAATCAATGGTTGCGCTTGCAAAAAAGGCTATGGAACTGAGCGTACCAGTTGTTACTATAACAGGCAACAGAAAATCGAGTTTGGCAAAGGTCTCGACAATTGTTCTTTCCACGAACACCAGAGAAACTCGAATCAGAACAGATGCGATGACATCTCGAATTGTTCAGTTGGTGATCTTAGATACGATTTACACTATGCTTGCCGCGCGAGATGCAAAAGCTATAGAGAGTTTGAATAAGAGTCGTCTTGCAGTCTCAGAATTGAAATACTGATTCTCGTTTTCAGGAGGGGATCATGTGAAGACCGTACTTATAGTTACGCGAACCTTTGGTAAGTATTCATCTGAACCGATTGATTTGCTGAAAAACAATGGATTTGATTTGCGGTGGAGTGATTCTTTAGATCCAGATATCTTGAAAAATGTAGACGCAATCATTTTGGGGACTGGCAAACTCAGCGGTGATATAATCCAAAATTCTTCTTTGAAGATCATAGCTCGAAATGGTGTGGGTGTGGATAATGTCGATCTAAAAACGGCCACACAGATGGGAATACCAGTAACAATTACCGTGAATGCAAATACAATTTCGGTTGCCGAACTTACTATGGGACTGATTTTTGTTTTGTCAAGAAAGATAGTCGCTGTCCACAACGAGTTGTATGAGAGGAAAAGATTTTCGTCATCAATTGGTGTAGAGCTTTTTGGAAAAATTCTTGGAATAATAGGTTTTGGTGCTATAGGTAAAGAAACAGCAAAAAGAGCACTCTGTCTTGGAATGAAGGTCTTAGCCTATGATCCATTCGTTGATAAACAAACGATGGCGCAATATTCAGTTGAATGTGTTGACATGGAAACTCTTTTGAAAACAAGTGATTTTGTTTCCCTACATTTGCCTTTGAATCAATCTACAAGGAAATTAATCGGTAAAAAAGAGTTTGAAATGATGAAAAAAACTGCCTTTTTGATAAACACATCACGTGGTGGCATAGTCGATGAAGTAGCGTTGGTCGAAGCATTGAGGCAAAATCAGATCGCTGGAGCGGCGCTCGATGCCTTTGAAATAGAGCCCTTGCCTGAAGATTCTGTGTTGTACAACTGTCCTAATTTAATTCTAACGCCTCATATCGGTGCACATACCTATGAAGCCATCTACAAAATGAATATGATGGCAGCCCAATCTGTCGTCGATTTCTTCAATAAAAAATTACCTAAGCACATCGCCAATGGTGAGGTTGCTGAGAAACTTTTGAAGCAGGGTTTTTCACAATAATGGAGGTGTTTTTTTGTCATGGGAGTATATGTTGGTGTTGACTTAGGTACAACTGCCGTCAAAGTGATTGTGTACAACCCTCTTACTAAGGAAATAGAAATGGACATCGGTAAAGCCTATCAACCTTTTTCCACAGGACCAGGAATGTTCGAGCAAAATCCTTCAGATATAGAGGATGCAGTTTTTGATGCTCTAAAGCAAGTAGCACAATCATTTAAAAATATCGATGCGATTGTTTTGGATTCTGCATTGCATACTTTGTTGCTACTTGATAAAGACTTAGAACCAATCGGTAATATTGTTCCCTGGTTGGACGAAAGATCTGTAGAACAAGTAAGAAAGATATCAAATAACCAGGAGCTTGCAAATCATTTGCACAGGAAAACTGGTTGCCCTCCAGATACAGTCTATCCATTTTACAAAATTCTCTGGCTTTATGAAAATGATGGTGAAAAACTCGAACAGACTTTCAAAATAGTCTCTCAGAAAGACTACATTGTTTACAAATTGGCAGGCGAGTTAGTCAGTGATATTTCCGTTGCGTCTGGAAGTGGCTGTCTTGATATACACAAAAAACAATGGTGCTATGACGAATTGAAAGACCTTGCAAAACTTGAGAGAGAAAAATTTCCACAACTTGTTTCGGTGAGAGAGATTTTGAGATTACAAAAACCTGCAGCAGACAGATCCGGTTTGAAGGAAGGAATTCCTGTAATTGTGAGCCTTTCGGACGCGGCCGCTTCAAGTATAGGTGCAGGTGCAGGTGTCGAAGATTCTTTGACGCTTTCTGTTGGGAGCAGTGCTGCAATTAGAACTATTGTCAAACAGCCGCCAAAAGAATATCCAGCTCCCGGTATTTGGTGTTATATACTCGATGAGAATCACTACATAACAGGTGCAGCTATTAAAAATGGCGGTTATGTTTTTGATTGGTATATAAAACTTCTCTCAAAGTACGACCATACTGCAGCTGTGAAAAACGTTGAAAAGATACTATACGAACTTGATTTAGAAAATTCGGTTCTTTTCTATCCTTTCATTTTTGGAAAGAGATTTCCAAAATTCGATCCAACACCGTGTGCAAGGTTTGACAGACTAAAGAGCACTACTACGCAGGAACAGGTTGCAAAGAGTGTACTTGAAGGGATAGCTTTTAATTTAAAGCGCGCCTTCGACGTTGTGAAAACGATGCCAAAATCCCTTGAGAAAGTAGTAGCTACCGGTGGATTGACTCAAGCTGACGTTTGGATGAAAATGGTCAGCGCCATCTTTGACCAAAAGATAATTCTTCAGAGTAGCCGACAAGGTGCAGCACTTGGTACGGTGCTCTATGTATTGAGCAATGGCGATCTATCATCTTTAGAGCAAACAACTGAAAATATAGACGAATATAAGCCAGAACCTGTGCTAAAAGAGTATTATGCGAAATTATACCAAATATGGCTTAATGGCATAAGATGAGCTTTTCAGAAGTTAGATTAAACTAAGTTCTACTTTGATTGTAAATCGTGGAATATTTTGATTTTTCTATTCTAAACTCTTTTTAGATCAAGGTTCTGGAATTTTTAGTATATACACAAAATCGTATAATATATAATGGACAGCGCTGACCGGCCGGTGCAAGATTGTCAACGTACAATGGCATAAGTCTACTCTTTTGGTACTCTTTCAACAATAACGAGTTCTGTGTCGCCGTACCTTTTTGATTTGACTAAAGTAAATTGTTTTGGTAAAATGAATTTCTCTAAAATCGCTTTTTCTAAAATGATGATCTTTCCAATATGATCTTTTTCAGAGATGGTGTTTAAGAGCACTTGAGTGAAACCAAGGTTATATGGTGGATCGGCAAAGACTATATCAAACGATTCTGTACATGAGCTAAGAAATCTTCTAAAATCTGCGTTCACAATCCTTATTTCTACACCGAGTTTCTTGGCATTCTCAATGGTAGTGGTAATTGCTTTTTTTGATATATCAACGGCTACGACATTAATTGCACCATGACTCATCGCCTCGAAAGAAACAATCCCACTCCCACAAAAAAGTTCTAAGAAACTCTTGTTTGAAACATCAACCATGTTGAAGATCGCTTGTCTTACGATTGAAGTTGTGTACCTTGTTCTTTTATCTGGAACTGGTTTTAATTCCCTCCCCTTAAAAATCCCACCTGTTATTTTCATACCTTCTCCTGCATCCTGACCTTTTGCTTGATTTGTTCCAGATATTTTCCATCCAGTGGATAGTATCTTAGAACAAAAACGCCTATTAACGTGGCTATTATCGGCACGACGCTGCAAAGTATTCTGAAACCAACTAATACGGTTGGTGGTTGCGAATCAACGGACACAGTTGCGTCATAACCGCTCAAAGAGAAAACAAGTCCCATTATTATGGAATTCAAAGATATGCCAAGCCTTATCACCAATGCATTCGCACCAAAATACATACCTTCACGCCTTTTCCCTGTTTTGACCTGATCTTCGTCAACTATATCCGCAATCATTATATCGAGTATTATCAATGCACCCGCAAGACCCATAGCGAGACTTGAAGTGAGTATTATTCCTTGAACGAAATTTCTTATAAATGCGAACCCACTCAACAGTGTTGCCCAGATGATCATGGAAAGCATCATGGTCTTTTTAGCACCAATCTTTGTTGTTATCCTTTGCCACAGTGGAATCAAAAAGAAGGCAACTATGAATATCAGAGCCATTAAGATCGTTGTCTGAGTGTCGTTGATTTTCAAAACGTACTTTGCATAAAAAGGTAAAGCCGATGTGAGTCCAGTATAAGTGAATTGTAAAAGGAACGAAGCTATTACATAGGTTAAAAAAGACTTGTTGATGAATGTAAATTTCAACGCTTCAACTATACTCAAACTTTGTTCTTGAGAATATTTGGGGTTTTCTTTTGAGCCAAGTAATGTTAGGTATAGGATAGAGCCACCTATTGTTGCAAAGATTATTCCCATATTTCGCCAACCTATCATTGAAGCAATCATTGGTGGTGCAGCTATTCCAAGTAGCAAACCTGGTATTGCGAGGATCTGCCTCAAAGCCGATACTTTTGCTCTCTCTTTCAATGTAGGATACATCTCAGGAAATAGTGCGGTCCAGTTCAGAATGACTATGGTGAAAAAGCTATCGAAAAGAAAGATCATTAAAAAATAGTACACCACCAAAGCCATTGGTTTTGTATTGTCAAAAGGTGGTGCCCAAAAAAGTGCAAAAACCAAAGCAAGAGGCAATGAAAACCAAAATATATATGGTTTTCTTCTGCCCCATTTTGTTTTTGTTCTATCTGAAAGATAGCCAAACAATGGGTCGTTTATGGCATTCCAAAGTCCATACAACATCATGACTATACTTATCAAGTGTGGTGGTGCCTTCAGAACATCTACATAATAAAAAATTGCAAAGGTCGCAACGGCGTTCGACAAAAGAGCAGAACTGAACGAACCAAGGCTGTAGACAAAATCTCTCATGATTACCCTCCTATCCCAGGTCTATGAAATCTCTGTTTGATTTGAGAATTTCTTCAAGTAATTGTTGAGCATCTTCAATACCAGGTCCAAGTGGATGTAGTAACATTGCTTTAATTGCTTTTTGTTTTGATTTTTCCAGAAAGGCTTGAATTGTTAGCCTTTCATACATTTTGATGGTGTGAGTTAAACCAACTGCGAATTCATCAGCTCTGCCAAGTGTTACTGGAAAGACTCTACCTGCCTTTACAAGACAAGGAATTTCAAGCACATAGTCATCTGGAAGATTGTTCACAGCACCATTGTTCTTGGTGTTCACTATGTGCATTGTTCCTGAAGATAGTGAAAGATCTCTTATCAAGTAAGCCGCAGCCGTTGAGTACATGCTACCCCCTCTTTGGGACAATTCCAATGGAATTTGGTCTATTTTTTTGTACAGTTCGAGTAGTTTGCTTTCTATCGATAGAACTTTTTCAGCACGAATGCCTTCCTTTTTGAGTTTTTCGAGCATTGTTTTTTCAGAGAGATAGTATCTCAAATAGGCATTTGGATATAATCTCAGCGCATCTAAAACCCATTCTGGAAATTCTTGCGAAGGGATATTGGCTAAGTGCAATTTCATGTTTTGCATCAACTTCTCTGTTATATCTTGGTCTTTCACATAAACCTTTTCGAGAAATGTCAAATGGTTCAAGCCATAGTATTTGAGAAAAATATCTTCCATTTTGCAACCGATTATCTGTGATATCATCTTCAAAAGATTGATGGGTATATTGCAAAGTCCAATGAATCTATCAAAACCAAGGTAATTCAAAACAAACTCAGTCACATGACCTGATGGATTGGTGAAATTGATAATCGTTGCTTTGCTGTATTTATCTACTATTTCAACATATTTTCTCACCACGGGAAAGGTTCTCAAAGCGCACGCAAAACCACCTATACCAGTTGTCTCCTGACCTATCAATCCATGAGAGAGTGGTATTCGTTCATCGTTCTGCCTTGCCAAGAGTCCACCTACGCGAAACTGAAAAATCACGTAATCTGCTCCCTGTACAGCTTCTATTATTTCAAAGGTCTTTTTTATCTTGAACCCACCTTTGACAAGTTTTTGTGTGAACTCATAGAGAATCTGAAGTTTTTCAGATGATTTTTCTATATCATGTAGAACAACTTCATCTATGTTCACATCTTTTGATATTTCCATAAAACCTTTGATGAGTTCAGGAGTATATGTACTTCCAGCGCCGATCACAGCGATTTTCATTGCTCATCACTCCAATATTTAATCAATCTTGCGATGGCATTTTCATCGAATGGATGACCCGATATCTCCGCCGCAAGGAGTACCGCTCCAACTACTGGAGGATGCTTAGGAATAATTACGTTGAATTCACTTCCAAGAG
The DNA window shown above is from Thermotoga profunda AZM34c06 and carries:
- a CDS encoding phosphoglycerate dehydrogenase, whose amino-acid sequence is MKTVLIVTRTFGKYSSEPIDLLKNNGFDLRWSDSLDPDILKNVDAIILGTGKLSGDIIQNSSLKIIARNGVGVDNVDLKTATQMGIPVTITVNANTISVAELTMGLIFVLSRKIVAVHNELYERKRFSSSIGVELFGKILGIIGFGAIGKETAKRALCLGMKVLAYDPFVDKQTMAQYSVECVDMETLLKTSDFVSLHLPLNQSTRKLIGKKEFEMMKKTAFLINTSRGGIVDEVALVEALRQNQIAGAALDAFEIEPLPEDSVLYNCPNLILTPHIGAHTYEAIYKMNMMAAQSVVDFFNKKLPKHIANGEVAEKLLKQGFSQ
- a CDS encoding gluconokinase, producing MGVYVGVDLGTTAVKVIVYNPLTKEIEMDIGKAYQPFSTGPGMFEQNPSDIEDAVFDALKQVAQSFKNIDAIVLDSALHTLLLLDKDLEPIGNIVPWLDERSVEQVRKISNNQELANHLHRKTGCPPDTVYPFYKILWLYENDGEKLEQTFKIVSQKDYIVYKLAGELVSDISVASGSGCLDIHKKQWCYDELKDLAKLEREKFPQLVSVREILRLQKPAADRSGLKEGIPVIVSLSDAAASSIGAGAGVEDSLTLSVGSSAAIRTIVKQPPKEYPAPGIWCYILDENHYITGAAIKNGGYVFDWYIKLLSKYDHTAAVKNVEKILYELDLENSVLFYPFIFGKRFPKFDPTPCARFDRLKSTTTQEQVAKSVLEGIAFNLKRAFDVVKTMPKSLEKVVATGGLTQADVWMKMVSAIFDQKIILQSSRQGAALGTVLYVLSNGDLSSLEQTTENIDEYKPEPVLKEYYAKLYQIWLNGIR
- the rsmD gene encoding 16S rRNA (guanine(966)-N(2))-methyltransferase RsmD — translated: MKITGGIFKGRELKPVPDKRTRYTTSIVRQAIFNMVDVSNKSFLELFCGSGIVSFEAMSHGAINVVAVDISKKAITTTIENAKKLGVEIRIVNADFRRFLSSCTESFDIVFADPPYNLGFTQVLLNTISEKDHIGKIIILEKAILEKFILPKQFTLVKSKRYGDTELVIVERVPKE
- a CDS encoding MFS transporter, which translates into the protein MRDFVYSLGSFSSALLSNAVATFAIFYYVDVLKAPPHLISIVMMLYGLWNAINDPLFGYLSDRTKTKWGRRKPYIFWFSLPLALVFALFWAPPFDNTKPMALVVYYFLMIFLFDSFFTIVILNWTALFPEMYPTLKERAKVSALRQILAIPGLLLGIAAPPMIASMIGWRNMGIIFATIGGSILYLTLLGSKENPKYSQEQSLSIVEALKFTFINKSFLTYVIASFLLQFTYTGLTSALPFYAKYVLKINDTQTTILMALIFIVAFFLIPLWQRITTKIGAKKTMMLSMIIWATLLSGFAFIRNFVQGIILTSSLAMGLAGALIILDIMIADIVDEDQVKTGKRREGMYFGANALVIRLGISLNSIIMGLVFSLSGYDATVSVDSQPPTVLVGFRILCSVVPIIATLIGVFVLRYYPLDGKYLEQIKQKVRMQEKV
- a CDS encoding 6-phospho-beta-glucosidase, with product MKIAVIGAGSTYTPELIKGFMEISKDVNIDEVVLHDIEKSSEKLQILYEFTQKLVKGGFKIKKTFEIIEAVQGADYVIFQFRVGGLLARQNDERIPLSHGLIGQETTGIGGFACALRTFPVVRKYVEIVDKYSKATIINFTNPSGHVTEFVLNYLGFDRFIGLCNIPINLLKMISQIIGCKMEDIFLKYYGLNHLTFLEKVYVKDQDITEKLMQNMKLHLANIPSQEFPEWVLDALRLYPNAYLRYYLSEKTMLEKLKKEGIRAEKVLSIESKLLELYKKIDQIPLELSQRGGSMYSTAAAYLIRDLSLSSGTMHIVNTKNNGAVNNLPDDYVLEIPCLVKAGRVFPVTLGRADEFAVGLTHTIKMYERLTIQAFLEKSKQKAIKAMLLHPLGPGIEDAQQLLEEILKSNRDFIDLG